The genomic DNA TAGCGGACCCTTTTCATCGTGTGTCTCCTCTTAAACTTACATTGTTTTTCTAAATATCTACCAATATATTAAAACTGCAAATCTCTTTTGACAAAATCAACGCTTCATGTAACGGATGAGATTCTTTCAAATTATTTGTTTTATGTGGAGAAAGTTGTTGTCTCTAAAAAAGGGCGCACTATTTTTAAAATAATGCCGCCCTAATATTATGGTAATAATTAACTTTCACTTTTACTTAACTTTCCCGTTACTGCCCTGCGCTGTTTCACGTTTACAGAACTGTCAGCAGCACTTCTTAACGGAATTTCCTTTAAAAAGAAAGTCAGCAGCACTGCTAGCAGCATGGTAAACGTTACAAAAAGGAAAACTCCTGAAAGTGCGTACGTTAAGGCTTCCTGCAACGAATGGATAATGTTTTCAAAAAGTGGAACCACTTCTTTCGGAAGCATGCTTTTCACTTGGCCTAATTTTTCGTGGTCCAGTAACAACCTAGGATTTTGTAATGATTTCATTTTGCCTGCGAGTTCTGGTGAAACAGCCATATGATTTGTTTCATTGTTTTGCGTCATCGTTTCCATCTTATCCTTCATACGAGAATTCAATAATGTACCCATGATCGCAACTCCAACCGTTCCCCCAACTGAACGGAACAGCTGAGATGAGGCCGTTGCCACCCCAAGCAAGCTCTGATCTACCGCATTTTGAACGGTCAATGTAAAAACAGTCAATCCAATCCCTAGTCCAAACCCGACCAGAATGAGGTATGACACAAGCGTATATTGTGAAGTGCTCATATCCATTGTCGAAAGCAAATATAATCCTAAACTCGAAATACATAGGCCTACAATGGCTTGAATTTTGTATTTTCCTGTTCTCGTAATGATTTGACCTCCGATGGCACTTGCAAATACAAGCCCCAAGGTCATCGTCATTGTTAGAAAGCTAGAGTGTGTGGCAGAAAAACCAAGTACACCTTGAATAAAGTAAGGAACGTACATAACTCCGCCAAACATCGACACCCCAATTACAAAACAGATCGCATTAGAGATGGTAAAAATGTCATTCTTGAACAAGTTCAGAGGCAAGATTGGACTTTTGGCTTTTCTTTCAAACAGGATAAAAATGATAAGGCAAATAATCGCCCCTCCGAACAGTCCAAGTATTTGCCAAGAATCCCAATCATATTTTGTTCCAGCCCAGGAAAAACCGAGCAAAGCGAACACGATCGTTGCGGTTAATATGAGAGAACCCACATAATCAACGCTCTCACCGGATTTTTTTTGAACTTTAGGGAACAATTTCCAA from Bacillus methanolicus MGA3 includes the following:
- a CDS encoding MDR family MFS transporter, producing the protein MEHLSHKEKIAIMIAVIAAMFFAAVNQTIVGNALPKIISELGGLDYYSWVFTIYMLTSSITTILVGKLSDMYGRKPFLLIGIIIFSIGAFLAGTSSTIFQLITYRGIQGMGAGMIMSTAFTAVGDLFAPRERGRWQGAMSAAFGISSVFGPTLGGYIVDNLEWKWVFWVFLPLGIVALALIWKLFPKVQKKSGESVDYVGSLILTATIVFALLGFSWAGTKYDWDSWQILGLFGGAIICLIIFILFERKAKSPILPLNLFKNDIFTISNAICFVIGVSMFGGVMYVPYFIQGVLGFSATHSSFLTMTMTLGLVFASAIGGQIITRTGKYKIQAIVGLCISSLGLYLLSTMDMSTSQYTLVSYLILVGFGLGIGLTVFTLTVQNAVDQSLLGVATASSQLFRSVGGTVGVAIMGTLLNSRMKDKMETMTQNNETNHMAVSPELAGKMKSLQNPRLLLDHEKLGQVKSMLPKEVVPLFENIIHSLQEALTYALSGVFLFVTFTMLLAVLLTFFLKEIPLRSAADSSVNVKQRRAVTGKLSKSES